From Enterobacter pseudoroggenkampii, a single genomic window includes:
- the rplA gene encoding 50S ribosomal protein L1, producing the protein MAKLTKRMSVIRDKVDATKQYDINEAIALLKELATAKFVESVDVAVNLGIDARKSDQNVRGATVLPHGTGRSVRVAVFAQGANAEAAKAAGAELVGMEDLADQIKKGEMNFDVVIASPDAMRVVGQLGQVLGPRGLMPNPKVGTVTPNVAEAVKNAKAGQVRYRNDKNGIIHTTIGKVDFDADKLKENLEALLVALKKAKPTQAKGVYIKKVSISTTMGAGVAVDQAGLSAAAN; encoded by the coding sequence ATGGCTAAACTGACCAAGCGCATGTCCGTGATCCGTGACAAAGTTGATGCGACCAAACAGTACGACATCAACGAAGCTATCGCTCTGCTGAAAGAACTGGCAACTGCTAAGTTCGTTGAAAGCGTTGACGTTGCCGTTAACCTCGGCATCGACGCGCGTAAATCCGATCAGAACGTTCGTGGCGCAACTGTACTGCCACACGGTACTGGCCGTTCCGTACGTGTAGCTGTATTTGCTCAGGGTGCAAACGCTGAAGCTGCTAAAGCTGCTGGCGCTGAACTGGTAGGTATGGAAGATCTGGCTGATCAGATCAAGAAAGGCGAAATGAACTTTGACGTTGTTATTGCTTCTCCAGATGCAATGCGCGTTGTTGGCCAGCTCGGCCAGGTTCTGGGTCCACGCGGCCTGATGCCAAACCCGAAAGTTGGTACTGTAACTCCTAACGTTGCTGAAGCGGTTAAGAACGCTAAAGCAGGTCAGGTTCGTTATCGTAACGACAAAAACGGCATCATCCACACCACCATCGGTAAAGTGGACTTTGACGCTGACAAACTGAAAGAAAACCTGGAAGCTCTGCTGGTTGCGCTGAAAAAAGCAAAACCAACTCAGGCAAAAGGCGTGTACATCAAGAAAGTTAGCATCTCCACCACCATGGGTGCAGGTGTTGCAGTTGACCAGGCTGGCCTGAGCGCTGCTGCAAACTAA
- the rplK gene encoding 50S ribosomal protein L11, producing the protein MAKKVQAYVKLQVAAGMANPSPPVGPALGQQGVNIMEFCKAFNAKTESLEKGLPIPVVITVYADRSFTFVTKTPPAAVLLKKAAGIKSGSGKPNKDKVGKISRAQLQEIAQTKAADMTGADIEAMTRSIEGTARSMGLVVED; encoded by the coding sequence ATGGCTAAGAAAGTACAAGCCTACGTCAAGCTGCAGGTTGCAGCTGGTATGGCGAACCCAAGTCCACCAGTTGGTCCAGCTCTGGGTCAGCAGGGTGTGAACATCATGGAATTCTGTAAAGCGTTCAACGCCAAAACCGAATCCCTGGAAAAAGGTCTGCCAATCCCAGTCGTAATCACTGTTTACGCTGACCGTTCTTTCACTTTCGTTACCAAAACCCCTCCAGCAGCAGTTCTGCTGAAGAAAGCGGCTGGTATCAAGTCTGGTTCCGGTAAACCGAACAAAGACAAAGTGGGTAAAATTTCCCGCGCTCAGCTGCAGGAAATCGCGCAGACCAAAGCTGCCGACATGACTGGTGCCGACATTGAAGCGATGACTCGCTCAATCGAAGGTACTGCACGTTCCATGGGCCTGGTAGTGGAGGACTAA
- the secE gene encoding preprotein translocase subunit SecE, with protein MSANTEAQGSGRGLEAMKWVAVAVLLIVAIVGNYLYRDMMLPLRALAVVILIAAAGGVALLTTKGKATVAFAREARTEVRKVIWPTRQETLHTTLIVAAVTAVMSLILWGLDGILVRLVSFITGLRF; from the coding sequence ATGAGTGCGAATACCGAAGCTCAAGGGAGCGGGCGCGGCCTGGAAGCGATGAAGTGGGTCGCTGTTGCCGTGCTGCTGATTGTGGCAATCGTTGGCAACTATCTTTATCGTGACATGATGCTGCCGCTCCGCGCGCTGGCAGTGGTGATTCTGATTGCTGCAGCGGGCGGTGTCGCGCTGTTGACGACTAAAGGTAAAGCAACCGTTGCTTTTGCACGTGAAGCGCGTACCGAAGTCCGTAAGGTCATTTGGCCGACTCGCCAGGAAACATTGCACACCACGCTGATCGTAGCGGCGGTTACCGCTGTAATGTCACTGATCCTGTGGGGACTGGATGGTATTCTGGTTCGCCTGGTTTCCTTTATTACTGGCCTGAGGTTCTAA
- the rplJ gene encoding 50S ribosomal protein L10 codes for MALNLQDKQAIVAEVSEVAKGALSAVVADSRGVTVDKMTELRKAGREAGVYMRVVRNTLLRRVVEGTQFECLKDTFVGPTLIAYSMEHPGAAARLFKEFAKANAKFEVKAAAFEGELITASNIDRLATLPTYEEAIARLMATMKEASAGKLVRTLAAVRDAKEAA; via the coding sequence ATGGCTTTAAATCTTCAAGACAAACAAGCGATTGTTGCTGAAGTCAGCGAAGTAGCCAAAGGCGCGCTGTCTGCAGTAGTTGCGGATTCCCGTGGCGTTACTGTAGACAAAATGACTGAACTGCGTAAAGCAGGTCGTGAAGCTGGCGTATACATGCGTGTTGTTCGTAACACCCTGCTGCGTCGCGTAGTTGAAGGTACTCAGTTCGAGTGCCTGAAAGACACGTTTGTTGGTCCGACCCTGATTGCATACTCTATGGAACACCCGGGCGCTGCTGCTCGTCTGTTCAAAGAGTTCGCGAAAGCGAATGCAAAATTTGAGGTCAAAGCTGCAGCCTTTGAAGGTGAGTTGATCACGGCATCGAACATCGATCGCCTGGCAACCCTGCCGACCTACGAAGAAGCAATTGCACGCCTGATGGCAACCATGAAAGAAGCTTCGGCTGGCAAACTGGTTCGCACTCTGGCTGCTGTTCGCGATGCGAAAGAAGCTGCTTAA
- the nusG gene encoding transcription termination/antitermination protein NusG encodes MSEAPKKRWYVVQAFSGFEGRVATSLREHIKLHNMEELFGEVMVPTEEVVEIRGGQRRKSERKFFPGYVLVQMVMNDASWHLVRSVPRVMGFIGGTSDRPAPISDKEVDAIMNRLQQVGDKPRPKTLFEPGEMVRVSDGPFADFNGVVEEVDYEKSRLKVSVSIFGRATPVELDFAQVEKA; translated from the coding sequence ATGTCTGAAGCCCCTAAAAAGCGTTGGTACGTCGTTCAGGCGTTTTCCGGTTTTGAAGGCCGCGTAGCAACGTCGCTGCGTGAGCATATCAAATTACACAACATGGAAGAGTTATTTGGCGAAGTTATGGTTCCGACCGAAGAAGTGGTTGAGATCCGTGGCGGCCAACGTCGCAAAAGCGAGCGTAAATTCTTCCCGGGTTACGTGCTGGTTCAGATGGTGATGAACGACGCGAGCTGGCACCTGGTGCGCAGCGTACCGCGCGTGATGGGCTTTATCGGCGGCACGTCTGACCGTCCGGCGCCAATCAGCGACAAAGAAGTTGATGCGATTATGAACCGCCTGCAGCAGGTGGGTGATAAGCCGCGTCCTAAAACGCTGTTTGAACCGGGTGAAATGGTCCGTGTTAGCGACGGTCCGTTTGCTGACTTTAATGGCGTCGTTGAAGAAGTGGACTACGAGAAGTCCCGCCTGAAAGTTTCTGTTTCTATCTTCGGTCGTGCGACCCCGGTAGAGCTGGACTTTGCGCAGGTCGAAAAAGCCTAA
- the rplL gene encoding 50S ribosomal protein L7/L12 has translation MSITKDQIIEAVAAMSVMDVVELVSAMEEKFGVSAAAAVAVAAGPAEAAEEKTEFDVILKAAGANKVAVIKAVRGATGLGLKEAKDLVESAPAALKEGVSKDDAEALKKSLEEAGAEVEVK, from the coding sequence ATGTCTATCACTAAAGATCAAATCATTGAAGCAGTAGCAGCTATGTCCGTAATGGACGTTGTAGAGCTGGTTTCTGCAATGGAAGAAAAATTCGGTGTTTCTGCTGCTGCTGCTGTAGCTGTAGCTGCGGGCCCGGCTGAAGCTGCTGAAGAAAAAACTGAATTCGACGTAATTCTGAAAGCTGCTGGCGCTAACAAAGTTGCTGTTATCAAAGCAGTACGTGGCGCAACTGGCCTGGGTCTGAAAGAAGCTAAAGACCTGGTAGAATCTGCTCCAGCTGCGCTGAAAGAAGGCGTGAGCAAAGACGACGCAGAAGCACTGAAAAAATCTCTGGAAGAAGCTGGCGCTGAAGTTGAAGTTAAATAA